Sequence from the Saccharopolyspora pogona genome:
AGGCGGTGGTGGACGCGGGGATCGACTTCATCAGCGTCATCCGCGGCCACATCGCCACCGAAAGCGGTCTGTCCGACGTGATTCCGCCGATGGGCGAGGCCTCGGCACCGCACTTGGACCTCGCCGCCCGGGTGAAGGGCAAGATCGACGTGCCGATCATGCACGCGGCCAAGATCGCGGACGTGGCCACCGCGCGGCACGCCATCGACGAGGGGCTGCTCGACCTCGTCGGCATGACGCGCGCCCTGATGGCCGACCCGCACCTGGTCGCCAAGATCGAGGCCGGGCAAGAAGAACGGATCCGTCCTTGCGTAGGGGCCAGCCTGTGCATCGACGCCGCTTACATCGGAGAACCCGCCTACTGCATCCACAACCCGTCAACCGGTCGGGAGCTCCGCCTCCCGCACCGGATCAGCGCAGCGCCGCAAGCCAAGAACGCGGTGGTGGTCGGTGCCGGTCCTGCCGGCCTGGAGGCCGCGCGGGTGCTGGCCGAACGCGGCCACCACGTCACGGTGTTCGAGGCTGCTCCCGAGCCCGGTGGCCAACTGCGCTTGGCGTCCCGGGTGCAGCGGCGGCGGGATCTGATCGGCATCGTGGACTGGCGGGTGGCCGAATGCACCCGCGCGGGGGTGCGGTTCAAGTTCAACCATCTCGTCGAAGCCGATGAGCTTCGCGAGCTGGCTCCCGAGGTGGTGATCATCGCGACCGGGGGAGTGCCGAACACCGATTTCCTGAACTTCGGGGCGGATCTGGTGCACGACACGTGGGACGTCATCTCCGGTGCCGTGCTCCCGACCGGTTCGGTGCTGGTCTACGACGACCATGGCGGGCATCCCGGCTTGGACGTCGTGGAGTTGCTGGCCGGCAGCGTGGCGCAGGTGGAGTGGGCCAGCCCGGAACGGACGGTCGCTGTCGACGTCGGCAGCGTCAACGCACCGCCGTACCTCCGTACGATGCTCAACCACGACGTCCGCATCAGCTTGATGCACCGGCTGGTCGGCGTACAGCGCGACGGAGACGCGCTGCTGGCCACCTTCACCAGCGATCCGATCCGCCGCTCGTTCACCCGACGTTTCGACCACGTCGTCGTCGAGCACGGAACGCTGCCCAACGCCGAGCTCTACGAGCAGCTCAAACGGCACTCGACCAACGAAGGCGAGATCGACTACGCGAAGCTCCTCGACCGATCACCGCAGGACCGGATGCGCAACGAGGACGGCAGGTTCCAGCTGTTCCGCATCGGCGACGCGGTCAGCAGCCGCAGCGTGCACGCCGCTGTGCTGGACGCATTCCGGCTCTGCTCAGCCGTATGAGAACAGGCCTTTTCGGCCATGAGCTTGCGGGCTCCCGTTGTTGCTGGACATCACCAGGGACGGGCGTCTCCGGCCGATCATTCGGCCGAACGTGTATGTGCGGTAGGCGCGGGCAACCGCGGGGGCCGGCCGGACGTGTTGCTGCTGACCAATTCCCGGACGCAGCAAGGAGACATCGATGCGGGTGTCCCGCCTCCGCCGACGCGCGGCGACCATCGGCGTCGTCGCGATCACCGCCGCCCTGCCGGGCATGGCCTGGGCTTCGACCGGGCGTCCGAGCGGCTGTCGCGAAACCCCTTGCCCAGAGGCGGAACACAACGGGAGTCGACGCAGGCGTTGGCGTCACGCTCGGCCGTGGAGAGATTCTCGTTGCGCCGGTGCCCCTTGGGGCGCCGGCGCGGGTTGCGGACTTGGCGCCGCCTCCATGACTTCTTGGCCTCGGGCGTCGACGACCTTTGTGAACAGGTGTTGTGCAGCTCCGAAGATGACGGCCCAGCCGATGATCTGCGCCGATGAATCGAGGGACGTCAAACCGGGTACGAATTCGCCGCGCATGAGAAGGAGCCCGAGCACGGCGGTCAAGGCACCTGTCGGGAGCTTGAGGCACGCTAGCGCTAGCGGCACATTGGACGCGGTCGGTTTGCCCCTGAGCTGGTGCAGCGCTGCGGCAGCGGTCACCGCCGCCGCAACGAACCCGACGGTTTCGACGACTGCGTAGTCGCCACTCGACGCGGCCAACCCCGAGCTCAGGTCCATATTTCCGGTGAACGGGTGTTGGCCGAGCGGACACACGACTATCAGTCCGCGAGGTGGCTCGATAACCTGTGCTGACGGCACGTTGGGGGTGGGCCCGAAGCAGATCGGCAGCAGCGTCGGAATGAGGGCGCTGAAGATCGCGATCGTGACAGCTATGCCCAGCAGTCCGATGGTCCAACACCACACCAGTTGGGAAAAACTGCGCTCGCGGACGACCTCGCGCTCCTGAGCCCGGTACGCCTCGCGCACTGCGTCGATCACGGTCTGTCGCTGCGACTGGGTGATTCTGCCGCCCTCGGAGCTCTTGAAGATCCGCTCGACGGCCAATCGGCGCCTGTCCTCGGGCGGCAGGCTCGCCTCGATCAGCATGAGGAGGTCGGCCAGCATGCTGTGGAGATCTTCGAGCGAAACCATCTGGAGCACAAGGACGTGGGCCGCGTGGATGTGGGCGAGCGTGCTGTCCACCCCGTGCGCCCGGCGCGGCCACCGAGTGCCGAGGACATCGCTGTGAGCGCACTCGAGGTGGTCGCGGGCATGGGCCGCCAACTTCTCGGTGCACAGCTCGCTCGGCGCGGAGCAGTTCTCCGTCCAGTCCACGAATGCCCTCAGCTCGTCTATGCGGGCGAGTGCCCTGAACCCCCAAGGCCATCGCCAACCGGAGTCTCGTCGCGAAACGTTTCGCGGGGCGTTCACGGCTCTCACCTGCGCAGCGATCGAGCGGCCGAGACCGCGGCCCACGCCACCTCCGGATGCCGGATGTCGGAGTGGGCCTGGGCGAACCAGGACAAGTTCCGGTTGATGACGTCGTTGGCGTCGAGACGGTAGAGCACGCCCGGCTGGAACCCGTAGTCCGTGCCCTGCTGGGCCATCTTGACGGTCTGGGCTCCGCTCTGCTGGTAACCGTCGTAGCCCATCGCTCCCCAGCGGTAGTTGATCCGGTCCACCAACTCGGCGTCCTGCCACGCCAGCCTGCTGGCGTTGGGATACCACCAGGCGACTGCGCGGTCGGCCTCGCTGAACGTGCACACGAGCGGGCCGTCGACCCGGTCGACGCAATCGGCCAGCACACCGGCGCCGTCGCGCACCGGAGCTCGCGGTGCGAACGCGAAGTGGCTGAAAGCGCCCTGCAGCAGGTAAAGGGATTTGACCGGGCTGTTCGCGCCACGCAGCTCAGGCGGGAGCCCGCTGAGGGCGAACGAAACGAGCCGGGCGCCGAAGCTGTGGCCGAGGAGATGCACGCGCACGCCGGGGATGGTGTGCGCCACCTGTCCGAGCAGGGGGCCGAGGCCGTCGCGGCCGACCACCCCGGCGCGTTCCTTCATCTCGTAATAGCTGAGTACCCGCAACGCCTCTCGCGCTCCCCGCCACATCCGCCCGAACGGGTTGAGCGCCCGCTCACTTCCGCCGTCGACGGGTGCGAGGGCCGCCATCGCGTCGAACACCCGTCCCGGTGGTGCGCTGAGCACCGCTGCTTCGCCCGCGTCCTCCGGGGCGTTGCTGGAAGTGGTCACGAGTCCTCTCGCCAGGCGGAGGAACTCCAAGAGCCGGTCCCGGTCCTGCGGCTGCCGGTCGAGCAGCTGGCCTATCTCCTCCAGCCGCTCCTCCTGGTTCGGGAAAGCAGGCGAGAGCGCCTTCGCGAGGCCGGCACCGGTGGACGTCTCCCCGGTGGGTTGTGGGGACGCCAGAGCTCCTAGGTCCTGCGTCGCCGACGACCGCGGGACCGGCGGGCCGGTGTCTGCCGGGGCGTCCTCGGGGAACAGCAGTGCGGGCCACAGCACGCCGACGAACGCCGTATTCGCCCGCTGCTCGGCCGAGAGCGTCCCCGCGATGAGTCCGAACATCGCCGTGTACAGGTCACGTGCCCCGTCGAAGGAGCTGTTCCAGCCATGGCTGAAGACGAAGAGCTCGCGCAGCCCCGCGGTGGTCTCGGGCAGGTTTCCACCCTGGCGGAGCACGCCCGCTGCATCGAACTCGACCTCCCAGTACGGCACATCGCCGAGATGTGACTCCATCTCTCCTCCCCAGGTCGCAGCGCTCCCACCACGAAGAGACGGTTCCGCAGGGACCAAAGAGGATCCAGCAGGTTCAAGACGCGGCTCATCGCTGGCAAGGGCTGGGCCCGGCTAGCGGTCGGTCGGTACGGCTATTTCTCCGTCTTCCCGCATCAGCCGATCCAGGACCTCGTCCGGCATCCACACCCGGTGCGGGTAGTCGGTGCCCCAGGAGTTCAGGATCGGCAGGGCGCCCAGCTCGTCCGCGCGAGCGTTGCCGAGCACAGCATGCACGTCATCAACCGATGCTGCCCAGCGGAACACCTTGATGCCGTCGGCCGCGTCGGCGACGTAGCGGGCGCGCTCGGTGTTGTCGTCGTTGGCGTAGGAGTTCTCCCAGTCGACGTGCCCTGCCGATGCCAAGACCTCGGCCGCGGCGCGGCAGGACGTCCCGTTGGAATCGCCCGGGTTGGTCTCGGGCCACTGATCGCGCTCCTTGCCCCGATCCCACAACCACCAGGCCGTGTACAACTCGTCGTTGAGGATCGTCATGCACCGGGTCCAGGCGAATCCGACGCAGGCTCCCTCGCTGCCCTGGTTGTAGAACTTCCACCACTCTTCGCGGTCGGGTTCTCCGCCGGGTTCCAGGCACACGGCGTGCCCGCCCCGAATCCTGGTCAGCGACTTCGCCCCCTCCCGGGCCACGAACGGAACACCGTCCTGGGCCGCTTGGGGGCGGTCGAATTCGGTGTACCAGTTGATGCCGATCACCACCGGTACCTCTGCGGGGCGGCTCGCGGCGGTCAACGGGTATTGCTCGACGTGGCGCCAATCGTCGGGGAGGAAACGCCCCAGACGCTGGTCATCTGGATCTCGATCGATCGGGCGGTACCGCATGGGTTCCTCCACTCTCGCTGCACAGCTGCCCGTTCGCCGGAATTTCGGGCGGGCACGACCAGTAAGCCGGTGGCGCGCATGCGGCAGCAATGAGCACACCGATCCAAATAGGATCCAGGCGGTCCACCCACCGGCGAACCAGTCGGCGTCCGCCGCTCGAGCCGCCAGAGAGGCTGTTTTGGAAATGATCGCGGTGGGGCGGAGTTTGGAAAGACTCTAGAGCACCAAGTTCGAGTAGTCGTCCTTCAAGGGCACCCGGTCCACCCGCGCTTCGAGCCCGTCGGATGTCAAGGGGGTCTCGTGCGGTTCGAGGTACTGGAAATCAAGACCCGCGCGTTCTCGCAGTTGTTCCAGCGAGACGCGGTACGTTCCGGCATCGAAAACGGCTTCGAAGGGGAGCATGTCTTCGATGAGTTGCGTTTGCTCGAGCAGGTACGCGGAAATGCGCAGCGCACCAGCGGGTTTGCAGTAGCCGACGACCTTCCAGAACGCCAGCGGGAGCCGGACGCCCTTGTACAGCGGGTCGTCATCGGCCATGACCGGACCGGTGAACACGGTCATCTTCTTGTCGGTGAGGTCGGCGTTCTCGAGGATGAAGTTCTCGAGACCCTGCCAGAGCTCTTTCCCCTGGTTGAACTTCTCGTGCTGCGGCGCGCAGTTCGTGAAGTGGAACGTGTCGTCGTTGGCTCGTGCCAGGTCGTCTCCCCAGACCGGATCGAGCCGCCGGACGAGGTGCCCCCGGTCCAGCGCGTTGCGCCGGTAGAGGGCCTCGCCGATCTGCTCCGATTCCGCGATGCGGGAGTCGAAGTACCACTTGTCCGCCAGCCGCTGGAAATCGACGCTTCTGCTGCCGTCGATGTTCACCGCTGTGTAGTAAGCGAGTTGTCGGCGCCGGTTCACGACGATGCTGAAGTGCGTGTAAGGGAGGACGGTGGGATCTCCGCCAGGCGGGACGTTGTTGGTCGTCGCGGCGTTGCGGCGCTGTTCATCGGATAGTTCCGGCAGCGGTAATTCGGGCCCGAGGAATTCCGGGTCGTACCCGGTGTAGCCCTCGTAGTAGGAGCTGGGGCGGGAGATTTCGAGCGGCGTGCCATCGAGGTACTCGACCTGAGCGATTCCAGCGGCGGTCGATTCCCCCACTTCTACCGTGATGTTGAGCGGAACGGACAGCTTGTGTCGCATGATCCGGCCTTTCGTGTCGCGGTCGACTCGTCGGGTGCTCCTCAGGAAAATTCCACCCCGGCCCGCTGGAGGAGCGGGTCTCCCGTAAGCCGCCACAGCGGCACCGCCTCGTTGCCCTGGAGGTATCGACCCCCGAAGTGCAGGCCGATGACCATCGAGGTTTCGAGGTCGAGCAGGCACGATCCCGAATTGCCGCCGAGGGTCGAGCAGTCGTGGATGACGCTGCCCGATGCGGAACGAACCTCGCCCGGCTGCAGTCGCTTGACGTTGTAGACGCCGGCGAAGATCCGCTGCATCTCCTCCGGATCGTTGCGCCTGGAGTCGGCGGCCGGATAACCGACGACGTACACCTTGGTCCCGCTGCGAACACCGGGGGCGCGGGCGATGGGCAGGGGATCCATGCGAGGCGCTCCGCCAGGGCCGTCCGGCGCGCACCGCAGCAAGGCGAGGTCGACTGCGTCGTGCATGCCGATGATCTCGGTCAGCTGCAGCTCTCGGGGCTGCGAAGCCGACAGTTCCTCGTTGTAGTCCACCCGTCCCGTTATGCCGGGGGCGAACGACCACGCGCGACCGTCGTTGCTGGCGAACTCGGTAGCGACGTGCCGGTTGGTCATCACGACGTCCGCTGCCGCCAACCAACCGGTCCCCACCCAATCGATGTCCGGATGCCCCTCGACCTCGATCCGTCCGACGCGGGGCAGGACGTCCTCGATGGCGGCCCGGTGCTGTTCGAGTTCGTCGGTCCAGGGTTGTGGCGCCGGAAAGAACCGACCGTCCTGCACCAGGAGCGCGGGCCTGGCCATGAGCAGGACGATCGCCTCCAGGGCTGCGCGCTCGTCCGCGTCGACGTCGGCGCGGGCACCATCGCGCAGCAGCTTCCGGACAACGGTGCGCCCGGCCGGGACCAACTCCTCCAGGTGACCGCGTGACTCGGCCTCCAGCCGTGGCAGCTCGCCCGGCTCGGCACCAACGAATGGCTTCGTCATGTAGTGCGAGCGCCCGGGCGCGACCTTGCGGACGACAGCCGCGTTGTCCTCGTACAACTCTTCCTCGATCCGTGGCAGATCGCGTTCGTGACGCAGTGCTCCTGCTACGACATCGTGCCCGGACATCATTCCCCCTGGTATCAGCCAACATCCGTGATCCGACGGTAACCAGCCGCGCCATGGAATTACCTCCCGCGGGCTAATCCGGGCGGCAGTTGGAGTGCGGTCTGTTATTGCGCGGGAGGGCCTGGTGCAGTGTGGAACGGACAAGGACGGAGTGGTCCAAGCGTTGCTGCCGGGCCCAGGCAGCGGCCGCGGCACGGCCCTGCAATCCCAGCTTGTCCAGGATGTTGTGCACGTGGTTCTTCACCGTCGCCAAGGCGATGCACAACCGACGGGAGATCTCCTGATTGGACAATCCCTGCTCCAGCAGCACGGCGACTTGCACTTCCCTGCGACTCAGGACCCCCGCGTCCGGACTGGGCTGCACCTCCGCGGACAGCTCGGCCACCCTGCGGCACAGGGCAGCGGCAACGCGCGGCGAGCAGCGCAACTCCCCATTGGCAACGCTGCTTATCGTCCGAATCAGTTCGGAGATCGAATGTTCCCGTGTCAGGTAACCGGCCGCGCCCAACTCGGCATAAGCAAGAATGTCATATTCCTGGTCGGACACGCCCAAGGTGATGATCCGCAGCCCGGGATTCCCTGCCAGCAAGGAGATCGCGGCACTGGGACCGTCCGGCAAGTCGGCGATGTCAA
This genomic interval carries:
- a CDS encoding serine/threonine protein kinase, coding for MESHLGDVPYWEVEFDAAGVLRQGGNLPETTAGLRELFVFSHGWNSSFDGARDLYTAMFGLIAGTLSAEQRANTAFVGVLWPALLFPEDAPADTGPPVPRSSATQDLGALASPQPTGETSTGAGLAKALSPAFPNQEERLEEIGQLLDRQPQDRDRLLEFLRLARGLVTTSSNAPEDAGEAAVLSAPPGRVFDAMAALAPVDGGSERALNPFGRMWRGAREALRVLSYYEMKERAGVVGRDGLGPLLGQVAHTIPGVRVHLLGHSFGARLVSFALSGLPPELRGANSPVKSLYLLQGAFSHFAFAPRAPVRDGAGVLADCVDRVDGPLVCTFSEADRAVAWWYPNASRLAWQDAELVDRINYRWGAMGYDGYQQSGAQTVKMAQQGTDYGFQPGVLYRLDANDVINRNLSWFAQAHSDIRHPEVAWAAVSAARSLRR
- a CDS encoding LuxR C-terminal-related transcriptional regulator, producing MIELIIVAATRFYREGLALALQNVDGFAVLSTLARPEELEPDLTARKHPVVLLDIADLPDGPSAAISLLAGNPGLRIITLGVSDQEYDILAYAELGAAGYLTREHSISELIRTISSVANGELRCSPRVAAALCRRVAELSAEVQPSPDAGVLSRREVQVAVLLEQGLSNQEISRRLCIALATVKNHVHNILDKLGLQGRAAAAAWARQQRLDHSVLVRSTLHQALPRNNRPHSNCRPD
- a CDS encoding trypsin-like serine peptidase, giving the protein MYEDNAAVVRKVAPGRSHYMTKPFVGAEPGELPRLEAESRGHLEELVPAGRTVVRKLLRDGARADVDADERAALEAIVLLMARPALLVQDGRFFPAPQPWTDELEQHRAAIEDVLPRVGRIEVEGHPDIDWVGTGWLAAADVVMTNRHVATEFASNDGRAWSFAPGITGRVDYNEELSASQPRELQLTEIIGMHDAVDLALLRCAPDGPGGAPRMDPLPIARAPGVRSGTKVYVVGYPAADSRRNDPEEMQRIFAGVYNVKRLQPGEVRSASGSVIHDCSTLGGNSGSCLLDLETSMVIGLHFGGRYLQGNEAVPLWRLTGDPLLQRAGVEFS
- a CDS encoding NADH:flavin oxidoreductase, which produces MSVTRDPLLTPFRIKNLVLRNRIVSTSHEPGYGEDGMPTERYRAYHVEKARGGVGLTMIGGSSVVSVDSPPSFGNLHLYSDEIVPWLRQLSDEVHAEGAAVMCQITHLGHRTSNYTESWLPTVSVGNLREPAHRAFTKQAEIADLERIAADYAAAAARCEAGGLDGIEIQAYGHLLDSFWSPALNNRTDDYGGSFDNRMRFPLQVIAAIRAAVSDEFVVGIRMAVDEQLPGGVDEDEGLAIAQAVVDAGIDFISVIRGHIATESGLSDVIPPMGEASAPHLDLAARVKGKIDVPIMHAAKIADVATARHAIDEGLLDLVGMTRALMADPHLVAKIEAGQEERIRPCVGASLCIDAAYIGEPAYCIHNPSTGRELRLPHRISAAPQAKNAVVVGAGPAGLEAARVLAERGHHVTVFEAAPEPGGQLRLASRVQRRRDLIGIVDWRVAECTRAGVRFKFNHLVEADELRELAPEVVIIATGGVPNTDFLNFGADLVHDTWDVISGAVLPTGSVLVYDDHGGHPGLDVVELLAGSVAQVEWASPERTVAVDVGSVNAPPYLRTMLNHDVRISLMHRLVGVQRDGDALLATFTSDPIRRSFTRRFDHVVVEHGTLPNAELYEQLKRHSTNEGEIDYAKLLDRSPQDRMRNEDGRFQLFRIGDAVSSRSVHAAVLDAFRLCSAV
- a CDS encoding DNA/RNA non-specific endonuclease, with protein sequence MRHKLSVPLNITVEVGESTAAGIAQVEYLDGTPLEISRPSSYYEGYTGYDPEFLGPELPLPELSDEQRRNAATTNNVPPGGDPTVLPYTHFSIVVNRRRQLAYYTAVNIDGSRSVDFQRLADKWYFDSRIAESEQIGEALYRRNALDRGHLVRRLDPVWGDDLARANDDTFHFTNCAPQHEKFNQGKELWQGLENFILENADLTDKKMTVFTGPVMADDDPLYKGVRLPLAFWKVVGYCKPAGALRISAYLLEQTQLIEDMLPFEAVFDAGTYRVSLEQLRERAGLDFQYLEPHETPLTSDGLEARVDRVPLKDDYSNLVL